The genomic window ATGGCGATTGCGTATGCCGTGACGGCGTTTGATCAAAGCGCCGGCGATTTTGTACGAGCTGACATTGCCCGCAGCGGCGGGCTGAAAACCAGCCTGATGTACGGATATTATTTGCAGATCGTCGTCGACTTGGCAATGATTGGCCTCGGGGCCTATCAACTTGTTCAGCCAAAGAAAACAAACGCCGCCAGCGCCGCCGCACAACCAGCCAAGAAACCGGGCCTACGTAAGTAATCATTCAAACACCTTAGCGTCATTCCAAACTGGGGAGATGTTCGTATGGGACTGATGGACAAACTTCGCGGCGAGTTCATTGACATCATTCAATGGACCGAGCCGTCGCAGAACGAAATCCTGGCCTATCGCTTCCCGCGCTATAACAACGAAATCAAGATGGGGGCCAAGCTCGTCGTCCGCGAGGGACAGAACGCCGTCTTTGTCAACGAAGGAAAGCTGGCCGATGTGTTCGCGCCAGGGACGTACACCCTGTCGACCCAGAACATGCCCATCTTGGCCACGCTGCAAGGGTGGAAGTACGGCTTCGAGTCGCCGTTCAAGGCCGAAGTCTATTTCATCTCGATGCGCCAATGGACCGACCAGAAATGGGGCACGGCCAACCCGATTATGATTCGCGACCCCGAGTTCGGCCCGGTGCGAATTCGCGCCTTTGGCACCTACGCCATGCATGTCTCGGAACCGGCCGTGTTCCTGAAGGAACTGGTGGCGACCGATCCGTCGTTCGAGACGTTTGAAATCTCGAACCAGTTGCGCAACACCATCGTCTCGCGGTTTGCCGACGTGATGGGGCAAATCAAGATGCCGATCCTCGATCTGGCCGGCAATTACGAGAAGCTCAATCAGTTGGCGCTGCAAACCATCAAGCCCGACCTGGCCCAACTGGGCCTGGCGCTGACGATGTTCTATGTCGAGAACATTTCATTGCCCGAGGAAGTCGAAAAGGCGCTCGACACTCGCAGCAAGATGAGCGTGATCGGTGATTTGAACCGGTACACCCATTATCAGGCCGCCACGGCCATCGGCGACGCCGCCAACAACCCCGGCGGCGCGGCCGGCGCTGGCGTAGGTCTGGGGGCGGGCATCGCGGTAGGTGGGCAGATGGCCAATGTGCTGGCCGGCTCGATGGGGGCCGGGACGGCGCCGCCACCCTTGCCAACTGCCGCGGGGTTCTACGTGGCCGTCAATGGCCAGCAAGCGGGGCCGTTCGACCTGCCGACACTTGGCACCATGCTACAGAACGGGCAGTTGAAGCGCGACTCGCTAGTCTGGCGACGCGGGCTGACCGAATGGGTGGCGGCCTCGACGGTACCCGATCTGGCGTCGCTGTTCGCCGCGGCCCCTCCGCCGCTGCCGCCGCAATAACGTGTCTCTCATTCGCCTGGTAGTGGATGGACCCGAGCGATGAGCGACGCGGTAGCGCCGAATCGATCAGACCCTAGCGCAAGCGCCGCCGGCGCTATTGCCGCGCCGGTCGTGGCCGAAGTCGTCGAGCAACGTCCTGCGCCGCCGACCGAGAAGAAGTTTCCCTGTCGGAATTGTGGCGCGAAGCTGACCTTCGATCCGACGGCCGAGTCGTTGCATTGCCCTTACTGCGGCCACACCGAGGCGATTACCGTCGAGCAGGCCGACGTGGCCGAGAACGACCTGGAAACATGGCTCTCTCGCCAGGCCGAGCAACAGCAGCAAGAGGTCACCAACCCCAACGCCGCCGAAGTGCGCTGCGAGAGCTGCGGCGCGGTGGTGGTGTTCGATGCCCACGTCGCGGCTGATCGCTGTCCGTTTTGCGCGACGACGCTGCAGAACAAGCCGACGCCGGTTCACGCGCTGATCGCCCCCAAAGGGGTGCTGCCGTTCGCCGTCGACGAGCGAAACGCCATCGAGGCCTTCAATCGCTGGATTACCAGCCGCTGGTTCGCGCCGACCGAGCTGAAACAATTGGCAAACCTGGGACAGCTCTCGGGCATCTATGTTCCGTACTGGACCTACGATTCGATGACGGTCACCTGGTACACCGGCCAGCGCGGCGACGATTACCAGGTGCCCGAGACGTACACGACCACCAATTCGCAAGGCCAGACCGAAACCCACACGCGAATGGTCACGTACACGTCGTGGACCAACGTCAACGGCCGGGTCGATCACTTTTTTGACGACGTGCTGATCTGCGCGTCGAAGAGCTTGCCGGCCGACTTGCTGGCCAAGTTGACATCATGGGATCTGGAGCACCTGCGGCCGTTCGATCTGGCCTTTCTGGCCGGCTTCAAGACCGAGCGTTACGCCATCGACCTGGGGGGCGGGTTCGAGTTGGCCAAAGGCATCATGGACGGCGTGATCCGGCAACTCTGCTGCCAGGACATCGGCGGCGATCACCAGACGCTGTCGACGGTCAAGACGCAGCACGCGGCCATGACATTCAAACACATCCTGCTGCCGATCTGGCTAGCGGTTTATCGCTATCAGGATCGGACATTCCGCATCCTGGTCAACGCCCGCACCGGCCAGGTAAGCGGCTCGCGGCCCTATAGCTGGGCCAAGATCACGCTGGCCGTGGTGGCCGGAGCGGCCGCCGTGGCGACGATCGTGGCCGTGGTGATGTATATGCAGGGGTAAGAAGAGGGGCTAGTGAGCGAACGTAGTTAGTGGGTGGCCCAGCCGCTTGTCGGCTGGGTCGCGCAGCGACAAGAAGAACGATCGACACGACAAACCGGGCAAACCCAGGCGTTGCAGAGGCTTCTTCTTGTTGCTTCGCAACACGGCCGACGAGCGGCCGTGCCATCCAAGGGAAGCTATTTCATTGAGACATCGCGGGATCATGGCATCTTCAATTCACGTCCGCGATGCCTCGTCTGACGATGTTGCCATCATCGCCGAGTTCAACTCTCGCTTGGCCGAAGAGAGCGAGCATAAGCGGCTTGATCCAAACGTGATCCAGCGCGGCGTCGCCCGTGGAATGGCGCGACCCGAGCAGTGTCGCTATTTCCTGGCCGAAATCGACGGGCAAGTTATCGGCCAGACGATGATCACGTTCGAGTGGACCGACTGGCGCGACGGGATCCTCTATTGGCTGCAAAGCGTCTTCGTCCGGCCCGAGTACCGCGGCCAGGGCGTATTCCGCGCGCTGTTCGACCATGTGATGCAAACCGCCAAGGCCGATCCTGACGCGCGTGGCATGCGCCTGTACGTCGAGCGCGAGAACACGGCCGCGTTGGCCACGTACGGCCGATTGGGAATGCAGCCGAGCGGGCATCTGCTGTATGAAATCGACTGGTCCGGCGCGGTGCGTGACAAGTAATTGAATCACAGAGACCAGAAGCAGCGCACCATCGCCCCTTGTGGGGTAGGGGGTCTTAATTGGCGCGCAGGGTATTCAACGCGCGATCATTTCGCCGCGGCCGGCTCTTCGGCGAAGTGCTCGCGATACTTCCGTGACATCTGGCGGCGGATTTCGGCATAGACCTCGGTGGTCATCAGATTGCTGTGGTCGCGGTCAGGTACGATCTTGATCTCGGCATCGCTCCCCAACTCCTTCAGCCGCGCGGCAAGCTTCTCGGCCGCCCCTTCGAGGTAAAACGTGTCGACCGCCCCCATGTAGACGTGCAGCTTGCCGCGCAGCTTGGGCTCAAGCCGCGACCAGTTCCGCTCTAAATACAAGCTGATGTCGTATGCCTCCCAAGTCTTGGCCACTGCGGGGACGATTAACCCAGTCTGTCGATTCCAGAGTTTCTGGGGGGAGCCATCGTCGGCCAACTGGCTGAACGCCGCCTCGAACGAACGCAATTGCCCGCCGCGCTTGATCACGTCATCCATTTTGCAGAACGAATCGTACCAGAGCATGGGCTTGCCGTTGCGCCGCGCGATCGGCCGCCGATTTCCCTCGGGATCGGTGAACATGTTCTGCGGCGGCTCGGCGTACAGGTCGATCTGTTGGAAGTCGCGGAAGTCGACCGGGTCGGGGGCCGTGCTCCAAACGCCGCTAAACGTGTCCGGATATTTCACCTGCACCCACAAGCTCGACCAGCCCCCCGAGCTGTGCCCCGAGAGGAACCGCGCTCGCGGATCGGCAATCGTCCGAAAGCGGCGATCGATTTCGGGAATGATCTCGTCGATCAGGGCTTGGCCGCGTGGGCCGTTGGTGGCGCTGTCGGCGAAACAGTGATGCCCCCACTGGCACTGGCCGTCGAGAAAGACGCGAATGAAATCGACCGCCTTGGCTTCGACCGCCGGAGCCGCCGCCGCGTAGCGCAAGGCGTCACGATGGCTGCCGCCAAAGCCGGGGATCGAGTAAATCACCGGAAAGCGCTGCTCGGTGTCGCGAAAGTAAGCAGCAGGCAACACGACGCCCACCGGCTCGACGACAGGCCGGCGGTGAAAATCGCTCAGCAGCTTGCTCTTTATTTCGACTCGCTTTAGCCAGTCACGTTCGGCAAACGTCTGCGCAGCCACCGACTGGTTCAGGCGTAGCTTGACCACGTGGTCAGCATCGCGGGTAATCGAAGCCTCGACGATCGGACTGTATCGATTGCCGACGCCACGCGAAGGCTGCGGCACATCAAGGTTCGAGTGCAGAATCGCCTGACAGTGATACCGCCCTTCTTCAATTGTGTTGAGCGGCCCTGGATAACCGTCGGCCGTGGCGTCGACACGCACTGTTGAGCCCGGCTGGACGTCCTTCACATCCAGGCCGAAAAACGGCTCGGGACGAAACCAGTTGGGGCCGTTCATCGGCGCTGGCGATTCCTGCGCCGACAGGAACACGAACAATCGGCCGCTAGTTTTATGAGCGCCCTCGGGCAGCATCACCTCGAACTCGGTCGCGGCCAACGGCGCGGAACCAAGCACACACAGCGCGAGCGCCAGGAACGCGCATCGCCGCAGGCTCCGCATCTCGATTAGTTCGCTCCACAGCATCCCGGATTCTCTTCGCGAATTGCCTGATTGTCGCCCGAAGGAACTGTTCGATCGTAACACCGCGTCCGTCTGGTTGCACCCCCGGGGGCTCAAGGTGTAGGCTGCCGCTATGAACGGATTGCGAGATATTCCCGAGGTGGCCGCGCTCGACGCCCCGCGCGGCATGGTGCGGATACCAGCCGAGCTCGACGTGCCGCTGACGCCGCGCGTGCGGGCCTTGATCGACACCGCCGAGTTCCGCCGCCTGGCCCGGATCAGCCAGTTGGGGCTCGTCTCGCTGGTCTATCCGTCGGCCTTGCACACGCGATTTGAACATTCGCTGGGGGTCTATCGCCTGGCCCTGATGTTCTTACGCCAGTTGAGCCAGGACGCGCGATTTGCCGAGGCGATTCGCCCGATCGACGCCGAAGCGTTCATTTGCGCCGCCCTGCTTCACGATCTGGGCCACTGGCCGTTCTGTCACCCGATCGAAGACATGCACCTGCCCGGCGTGCCGCGGCACGAATTATTCGCCAACAGTTTTCTGCTCGAAGGGGACATCGCCGACACGCTCCGCGACGAGTGGGGACTGCAGCCGCGCGACGTGGTGAGCATTCTCTCCGAGCAGCAACGACCGCAGGGGGGGCGCATCCTGGCCAGCCTTCTTTCCGGGCCGATCGACATCGACAAGATGGACTATCTGGCCCGCGACAGCTTGCACGCCGGCGTGCCCTACGGTCGCAATTTCGATCAAGGCCGGCTGATCGGCAGCCTGTGCCTGAACGAAGCTGGCGACGGGCTGGCGATCACCGACAAGGGCAAAACCGCGGCCGAGATGATGCTGTTCGCCCGGTACGTGATGTTCAGCGAAGTCTATTGGCATCACGGCGTGCGCTCGGCAACGGCGATGTTCCAGCGAGCGTTTTACCTGCTGCACCACGCGCTCGACCTCGATCGACTGTTCCGAATGAACGAGCCCGAGATGATTGCCGAGTTGTTGCGGCGCAGCGACGGCACGCCGGCCGGTGTGTTGCTCGACGGGCTGTTTGGGCCCGAGCGGCAATTGTACAAGCGGGTGACGCAATGCAGTTGGTTCGAGCAGCGCGAGCTGTTCGAGCTGCTGTCGCGGCGGCCGCAGGCCTGGCTGGTGGCGTGCGCCGAAAAGTTCGCCCATCTGGCCAGCCGGCAACTCGGTCGGGTGATTGCCCCGCACGAGATTCTGTTCGACGCCCCGCCGCAAGAACGCGAAGTCGAGTTCAACGTCGAAGTCTTCTACAGCAAAGAGGGACGCTACCGCTGGCTCGGCGACGTGTCCCCGGTGGTGCGGACCTTGGCCGAGCATCAATTTGACGACTATGTGAAACGCGTCCGCATCTACGCTCATCCCCGCGTCGCCGCCGAACTGCGAGAGCTAGAAGGTCTGGCGGTGTTGCTGATGGAAGCGGTGGAGGAGAATGACAAGTGATGAGTGCTGAATGATGAGTGATGAATAGAAAACCGCAGCAATCCTCACTCATCATTCATCACTCAGCATTTCCCGATACTCTTCCCAGGTGTTACAGTTGCGCAGCGAGTCGAGTCCTGGATCGACGTCGCGGAGTTCCTCGGCCGCGATCTGGCGCGTGTCGAGTTGGTTCAATAGCCGCCAGATGCTCCGTTGCTCGGCTGTCAGGGCCTGTTCGATCTGGGGCAATACCCGGGCGCGATAGGCGGCCGCCAACGGTTGATAGAACCCACCGATGAATGGGACCGCGCAGTCGTGCGCGCCGAGCAAACTGGAAACCCGCTCGATCCACTCCGCGCGCAACAAGGGCGCGTCGCAACTGGTTGCGAACGCGACGGCCTGATCGTCCCCCAGGGCGCGCAAGCCAGCCGCCAGACCTTCGAGCGGGCCGCGCCCCGGCGTGCGGTCATGAACGACTTGTACCGCGGGCGGGAGCGCCGGTAACGCTTGCCCCGGCGCGGCCACGACGACAACTCGACTGGTGGCTGAGCCTACGATGCGAACCATCCGCTCGATCAGCGTCTCGCCACCGAACGGGAGCGTGGCTTTGTCCTGGCGCATGCGCGAGCTGGCGCCGCCGCAGAGAATCAGCCCACAAGGTCGATCGGCAGACATGCTGTCCTCGCTACGTTATGATGGTAAGCCAACGAACGTCGCGGCCCGCGCCCGAGCGTTCGTCATTCGGACTTCGTCATTCGGATTTTGCACGCACGATGCCCCTGCGCCTTACCTATCGTACCCGCGCCGCGACGGCGCTCGAAGTCGACAGCCTGGCCCCCGACCGGCTGGCGGGGCTTTCGGCGGCCCAGGTGGCGACTTTGCCGGCCTGGCACGGCAAGCGGCAAGTGCCGCTGGGGGAGTTCTTTGACGTCGCGGGCTCGATCGACGACGGCCGGCTGGAACTGGTCGGAGAACTGTCGAATGTCCACGGCGTGGGCCGAGGCATGGCGGCCGGCGAATTGCATGTCACAGGCAACGTCGGGCGGCACGCCGGGGCCGAGATGCGCGGCGGCCGACTGCAAATCGACGGCTCGGCCGATGATTGGCTGGGGGTCGAGATGCGAGGCGGTACGATCGTCGTGCGGGGGAACGCCGGACGCTGTGCCGGGGGCGCATACGTTGGCTCGTCGCGCGGCATGCGCGGCGGCTCGATCGTGATTCATGGCGACGCCGGCGCCGAAGTCGGCCATACCATGCGGC from Planctomycetota bacterium includes these protein-coding regions:
- a CDS encoding molybdenum cofactor guanylyltransferase — its product is MSADRPCGLILCGGASSRMRQDKATLPFGGETLIERMVRIVGSATSRVVVVAAPGQALPALPPAVQVVHDRTPGRGPLEGLAAGLRALGDDQAVAFATSCDAPLLRAEWIERVSSLLGAHDCAVPFIGGFYQPLAAAYRARVLPQIEQALTAEQRSIWRLLNQLDTRQIAAEELRDVDPGLDSLRNCNTWEEYREMLSDE
- a CDS encoding HD domain-containing protein yields the protein MNGLRDIPEVAALDAPRGMVRIPAELDVPLTPRVRALIDTAEFRRLARISQLGLVSLVYPSALHTRFEHSLGVYRLALMFLRQLSQDARFAEAIRPIDAEAFICAALLHDLGHWPFCHPIEDMHLPGVPRHELFANSFLLEGDIADTLRDEWGLQPRDVVSILSEQQRPQGGRILASLLSGPIDIDKMDYLARDSLHAGVPYGRNFDQGRLIGSLCLNEAGDGLAITDKGKTAAEMMLFARYVMFSEVYWHHGVRSATAMFQRAFYLLHHALDLDRLFRMNEPEMIAELLRRSDGTPAGVLLDGLFGPERQLYKRVTQCSWFEQRELFELLSRRPQAWLVACAEKFAHLASRQLGRVIAPHEILFDAPPQEREVEFNVEVFYSKEGRYRWLGDVSPVVRTLAEHQFDDYVKRVRIYAHPRVAAELRELEGLAVLLMEAVEENDK
- a CDS encoding formylmethanofuran dehydrogenase subunit C: MPLRLTYRTRAATALEVDSLAPDRLAGLSAAQVATLPAWHGKRQVPLGEFFDVAGSIDDGRLELVGELSNVHGVGRGMAAGELHVTGNVGRHAGAEMRGGRLQIDGSADDWLGVEMRGGTIVVRGNAGRCAGGAYVGSSRGMRGGSIVIHGDAGAEVGHTMRRGLIAVGGLVGDFAAINMIAGTIVAAQGCGARPAAGMRRGSLIVLAGRPELLPMFRPSGRCQPTYLRLYEEFLRGLGFTPENWPTAFEQFAGDHLNGGRGEILIGCAS
- a CDS encoding SPFH domain-containing protein, coding for MGLMDKLRGEFIDIIQWTEPSQNEILAYRFPRYNNEIKMGAKLVVREGQNAVFVNEGKLADVFAPGTYTLSTQNMPILATLQGWKYGFESPFKAEVYFISMRQWTDQKWGTANPIMIRDPEFGPVRIRAFGTYAMHVSEPAVFLKELVATDPSFETFEISNQLRNTIVSRFADVMGQIKMPILDLAGNYEKLNQLALQTIKPDLAQLGLALTMFYVENISLPEEVEKALDTRSKMSVIGDLNRYTHYQAATAIGDAANNPGGAAGAGVGLGAGIAVGGQMANVLAGSMGAGTAPPPLPTAAGFYVAVNGQQAGPFDLPTLGTMLQNGQLKRDSLVWRRGLTEWVAASTVPDLASLFAAAPPPLPPQ
- a CDS encoding GNAT family N-acetyltransferase; the protein is MASSIHVRDASSDDVAIIAEFNSRLAEESEHKRLDPNVIQRGVARGMARPEQCRYFLAEIDGQVIGQTMITFEWTDWRDGILYWLQSVFVRPEYRGQGVFRALFDHVMQTAKADPDARGMRLYVERENTAALATYGRLGMQPSGHLLYEIDWSGAVRDK